The following coding sequences lie in one Candidatus Binatia bacterium genomic window:
- a CDS encoding glycyl-radical enzyme activating protein translates to MHDGPGCRTVVFLKGCPLECRWCANPEGMRRHPAPLLRVEACDRCNRCADACERGAIAIDAERLLIDRDACSGCMAFRCAEVCSSGALQIAGQSMDVEAVIRILQRDRRYWGGDGGVTLTGGEPLLQREFAIALLQRCCETYIDTAVETAGHVAWAVYEECLPYLDWIFFDIKHVDAARHAAWTGRSNGLILDNARRLAARFSGRLIFRTPIVPGFNDTGEDLTRIAAFIAALPRETHEVNLLPLHHLGREKYRKLGAPYFAPDCDVCAPDDLARAAAIFRAAGISCYVAGDTPF, encoded by the coding sequence GTGCACGACGGACCGGGCTGTCGCACGGTCGTCTTTCTCAAGGGCTGCCCCCTCGAATGCCGTTGGTGCGCGAATCCGGAGGGCATGCGCCGCCACCCGGCGCCGCTGCTTCGGGTGGAGGCGTGCGACCGGTGCAACCGCTGCGCCGACGCCTGTGAGCGGGGTGCGATTGCAATCGACGCCGAGCGGCTGCTGATCGACCGGGACGCATGTTCCGGGTGCATGGCATTCCGGTGTGCGGAGGTGTGTAGCTCCGGCGCACTGCAGATCGCCGGACAGTCGATGGACGTCGAAGCAGTCATCCGCATTCTGCAGCGGGATCGCCGTTATTGGGGTGGCGATGGTGGGGTCACGCTGACCGGGGGCGAGCCGCTCTTGCAGCGCGAGTTCGCTATCGCGCTTCTACAGCGGTGTTGCGAGACTTATATCGACACGGCCGTGGAAACGGCCGGGCACGTCGCCTGGGCTGTGTACGAGGAGTGCCTCCCCTACCTCGACTGGATTTTCTTCGACATCAAGCACGTCGACGCCGCGCGGCACGCCGCGTGGACCGGCCGGAGCAACGGCTTGATCCTCGACAACGCCCGCCGCTTGGCCGCCCGGTTTTCCGGCCGTTTGATCTTCCGAACGCCTATCGTGCCGGGATTCAATGACACGGGCGAGGATCTGACTCGGATCGCGGCGTTTATCGCCGCCCTTCCCCGGGAGACGCACGAAGTGAACCTGCTGCCGCTGCACCATCTCGGCCGGGAGAAGTACCGCAAGCTCGGCGCACCCTACTTCGCACCGGACTGCGACGTCTGTGCGCCCGACGACCTGGCCCGTGCCGCGGCGATCTTCCGGGCCGCCGGCATCTCCTGTTACGTCGCTGGCGACACACCCTTCTGA
- a CDS encoding nucleotidyltransferase family protein — protein MDFETLLAVLRAFEREGVEYVLVGGVALNLHGIIRVTEDVDFFVRPTGPNVERCKRALRSVWDDPEIDAISPDDLCGAYPTVRYGPPNEDFVIDLLSRLGDAFRYDDLASQVFDVEGVKVRIATPPTLYRMKKDTLRPIDHADAAALKDKFGIED, from the coding sequence ATGGACTTCGAGACCCTGCTGGCCGTGCTCCGGGCCTTCGAGCGGGAAGGGGTCGAGTACGTCCTGGTTGGCGGTGTCGCCCTCAATCTCCACGGCATCATTCGCGTTACCGAGGACGTCGACTTCTTCGTTCGACCGACGGGTCCTAACGTCGAGCGGTGTAAGCGGGCGTTGCGATCGGTGTGGGACGATCCCGAGATCGACGCGATCTCGCCGGACGACCTGTGTGGAGCGTATCCGACGGTTCGTTACGGTCCCCCGAACGAGGACTTCGTGATCGATCTGCTCTCCCGACTCGGCGACGCGTTCCGCTATGACGATCTGGCGAGCCAGGTGTTCGACGTGGAAGGGGTGAAAGTGCGGATCGCGACGCCGCCGACGCTGTACCGCATGAAGAAGGACACGCTGCGGCCGATCGACCACGCCGACGCGGCGGCATTGAAGGACAAGTTCGGGATCGAGGACTAA
- a CDS encoding type II toxin-antitoxin system VapB family antitoxin, translating to MKTTVEIPDAELRDVVEFTRARTKREAIVTAIADFNRRRRMAALVKHSGAFRSLPTNEEIEATERREPHARGKR from the coding sequence ATGAAGACGACGGTTGAGATTCCCGATGCAGAGTTGCGCGACGTGGTCGAATTCACCCGCGCCAGGACGAAACGGGAGGCGATCGTCACGGCCATTGCGGACTTCAACCGCCGCCGGCGGATGGCGGCGCTGGTCAAGCACTCCGGCGCGTTTCGTTCGCTGCCCACGAACGAGGAAATCGAAGCCACCGAGCGACGCGAGCCGCACGCGCGGGGGAAGCGGTGA
- a CDS encoding PIN domain-containing protein, whose protein sequence is MKLVDTSSWIHQMRARGDAAVRARVEELLRAGEAAWCAMVRLEIWAGVGNEREQRILRDYEAVVPGLAIDEAVWRAACDPAGRARRAGKTIPASDILICACARHHGVAIEHADAHFDMLAGL, encoded by the coding sequence GTGAAGCTGGTCGACACGTCGTCGTGGATTCACCAGATGCGCGCCAGGGGGGATGCCGCCGTCCGGGCTCGCGTGGAAGAATTGCTGCGCGCTGGCGAGGCGGCCTGGTGCGCGATGGTCCGATTGGAGATCTGGGCTGGCGTCGGCAACGAGCGCGAGCAGCGAATCCTGCGGGACTACGAGGCCGTGGTTCCCGGGCTGGCGATCGACGAGGCGGTGTGGCGCGCGGCCTGTGACCCGGCGGGCCGCGCCCGGCGCGCGGGCAAGACGATACCGGCTTCCGACATCTTGATCTGCGCCTGCGCCCGCCACCATGGCGTTGCGATCGAGCACGCCGACGCGCACTTCGACATGTTGGCGGGACTCTGA
- a CDS encoding type II toxin-antitoxin system VapC family toxin has protein sequence MIHADTSFLVDLPREARRGTRGPATLLLDGLAGEEVRVGVHVLCELLAGAENSERPSVERQRVRRLCESLVVSYPDERFPAAYARVPTALRGAGRPIATMDLSIATAALVDGAAIVTRNVKHFDRVPGLDVRGD, from the coding sequence GTGATCCACGCCGACACCTCGTTCCTCGTCGACCTGCCGCGCGAGGCGCGCCGCGGCACGCGCGGACCCGCAACCCTGTTGCTCGACGGGCTGGCCGGAGAGGAGGTGCGCGTCGGGGTTCACGTTCTGTGTGAGTTGCTTGCCGGCGCCGAGAACTCGGAGCGGCCGTCCGTCGAGCGCCAGCGCGTGCGGCGCCTGTGTGAGAGTCTCGTCGTGAGCTACCCGGACGAGCGCTTTCCGGCGGCCTACGCCCGAGTGCCGACGGCCTTGCGGGGCGCCGGGCGACCGATCGCGACGATGGACCTCTCGATCGCCACGGCGGCGCTGGTCGATGGCGCTGCCATCGTCACGCGCAACGTGAAGCACTTCGATCGCGTGCCGGGCCTCGACGTGCGAGGCGACTGA
- a CDS encoding antitoxin VapB family protein: MHRLCMAVKTITIDVEAYEILSRCKRPGESFSQTIKARLGRRTTGADLRAAITAARLSEDTLNAIDAQVRARRTNRARRVRL, encoded by the coding sequence GTGCATCGTCTGTGCATGGCCGTCAAGACGATTACCATCGACGTCGAAGCATACGAGATTCTTTCGCGGTGCAAGCGGCCGGGCGAGTCCTTTTCTCAGACGATCAAGGCCCGACTCGGTCGCCGAACCACTGGTGCCGACCTCCGTGCAGCGATCACGGCCGCACGGCTTTCCGAGGATACCCTCAACGCGATCGACGCACAGGTCCGGGCCCGGCGCACCAACCGGGCCCGGCGCGTGCGGCTGTGA
- a CDS encoding FUSC family protein, translated as MARREFGGVGVWERHLFDVLREELAPTPARWRATLRISLAYALCAALIMTLRIPDGEFLIIVLFVVTQSDAVASATKAAQRMVGTLLGGGIGILGLAAFADKPWFLFPLQAAVVAVSIFLSRTTTAPYATTLIGITYLIAIPEYVAAGEPALVTVLWRIGLTTAGAALGTVAQLVLWPDHPGTVFLDELASRLARIERIVGRVIAGQAWDPRTVPTDLIGASGLTRQLDLLARADLRATRPGGHRATQLQLLTESELLLMTAIRVRRAVATAADAAAPPPAVTTRLTALQSGCRTVREAIEARRPAVLAEAAEKSRPATDLSPEMAAALAEMETALAQTAAATAFLSGDRASLVSPVLAPASAAAVPFRTVDCTLANSDAVHSALKAALAASIVGLAYQAMDWPEISTGVLTCLVVSQSTVGASWFKSLLRFIGSAIGGLLALLLILVAMPNMESVGSFVLLTTPLFGAAAWMVSGSSRFSYVGIQMAIALSLALVNFHAPTVALEIPADRVAGVLLGVVVVGVLDSTLWPVFARDQVRRSLVRALRGMADYHRAVIDRDAACAQRAWFDVHRDVAAALSLHDALLIEPTFRSPIAEGERRAVLLLSNRLQHVFVSLLALDRALEAIPAGTLPSAAQRELLAHADEVAARLVALANRIDRHPEAPAERAPADLQAPRKPTAAMETLPPEVRRRVQALAAVTRELHATLGQIENEVDVSLRDNLPAGSGRTHA; from the coding sequence GTGGCCCGCCGAGAGTTCGGCGGCGTCGGGGTGTGGGAACGGCACCTGTTCGACGTCTTGCGGGAGGAGTTGGCGCCGACGCCGGCGCGCTGGCGGGCAACCCTGCGCATCTCTCTCGCCTACGCTCTGTGCGCGGCGCTCATCATGACGCTGCGCATCCCCGACGGGGAATTCCTGATCATCGTCCTCTTCGTCGTCACGCAGTCCGACGCGGTGGCCTCTGCCACCAAGGCCGCGCAGCGCATGGTCGGAACGCTTCTCGGCGGCGGCATCGGAATCCTCGGCCTGGCGGCCTTCGCCGACAAGCCGTGGTTTCTCTTCCCTTTGCAGGCGGCCGTGGTGGCCGTCTCGATCTTCCTGTCGCGCACGACCACGGCCCCGTACGCCACCACCCTTATCGGCATCACTTACCTGATCGCGATTCCCGAGTACGTTGCCGCGGGCGAACCGGCACTGGTGACGGTCCTTTGGCGCATCGGCCTGACGACGGCGGGCGCCGCCCTCGGTACGGTAGCCCAGCTCGTTCTGTGGCCCGACCATCCGGGAACCGTGTTTCTCGACGAATTGGCGAGCCGCCTGGCGCGGATCGAGCGGATTGTGGGACGAGTCATCGCCGGCCAGGCATGGGACCCGCGTACGGTGCCGACGGACCTGATCGGGGCCAGCGGTCTGACGCGTCAACTGGATCTGCTGGCGCGCGCGGATCTGCGCGCGACCCGACCCGGTGGGCATCGGGCAACTCAGCTTCAGCTCCTGACCGAGAGCGAACTTCTATTGATGACCGCAATCCGCGTACGTCGGGCGGTGGCGACCGCGGCGGATGCCGCCGCCCCGCCGCCGGCGGTGACCACACGACTCACCGCTTTGCAGTCGGGGTGCCGCACGGTCCGGGAAGCGATCGAGGCGCGCCGGCCGGCGGTTCTCGCCGAAGCGGCGGAAAAGTCGCGGCCCGCCACGGACCTGTCGCCCGAAATGGCCGCCGCACTCGCGGAAATGGAGACCGCGCTGGCGCAAACCGCCGCGGCCACGGCGTTCCTGAGCGGCGATCGCGCGTCCCTGGTAAGTCCGGTCCTCGCTCCGGCTTCGGCCGCGGCCGTGCCGTTTCGCACGGTCGACTGCACGCTGGCCAATAGCGACGCGGTGCACAGTGCGCTCAAGGCCGCCCTTGCCGCATCCATCGTCGGTCTGGCCTATCAGGCCATGGACTGGCCCGAGATCTCGACCGGCGTGCTGACCTGTCTGGTGGTATCGCAATCCACGGTCGGCGCGAGCTGGTTCAAGTCGCTGCTGCGGTTCATCGGCTCGGCGATCGGCGGCCTGCTGGCTCTGCTGCTGATTCTCGTGGCGATGCCGAACATGGAGAGCGTGGGTTCGTTCGTCCTGCTGACCACGCCGCTGTTCGGCGCCGCGGCATGGATGGTATCGGGCAGCTCTCGCTTTTCGTACGTCGGCATTCAGATGGCGATCGCGCTGTCGCTGGCGCTGGTCAACTTCCACGCTCCGACGGTGGCGCTGGAAATCCCCGCCGACCGTGTCGCCGGCGTGCTGCTCGGCGTCGTCGTGGTAGGAGTTCTCGACAGCACGCTCTGGCCCGTGTTCGCGCGGGATCAGGTGCGGCGCTCGCTGGTGCGAGCGTTACGGGGCATGGCCGACTACCACCGGGCCGTGATCGACCGCGATGCGGCCTGCGCGCAGCGGGCATGGTTCGACGTTCATCGTGACGTCGCCGCGGCGCTGAGCCTGCACGATGCCTTGTTGATCGAGCCGACGTTCCGGTCGCCGATCGCCGAGGGCGAGCGGCGAGCCGTGCTGCTGCTGAGCAATCGCCTGCAGCACGTTTTCGTCAGCCTGCTGGCGCTGGACCGCGCCCTCGAAGCGATACCCGCAGGGACTCTCCCGTCGGCGGCACAGCGCGAGCTGCTCGCACACGCCGACGAAGTGGCCGCGCGCCTCGTGGCGCTGGCGAACCGCATCGATCGGCACCCCGAGGCGCCGGCGGAGCGGGCGCCGGCCGATCTGCAGGCGCCGCGGAAACCGACCGCGGCGATGGAAACGCTGCCGCCGGAAGTGAGGCGGCGCGTGCAGGCACTGGCCGCCGTGACGCGCGAGCTGCACGCTACGCTGGGGCAGATCGAGAACGAGGTCGACGTGTCGCTGCGCGACAACCTGCCGGCCGGCTCCGGAAGAACGCATGCTTGA
- a CDS encoding HlyD family efflux transporter periplasmic adaptor subunit, with translation MAAADDPIWQQRLARLLSLVIVVAAVAVAGYVTLRTYRRPRTDDAAVRANIVGIAPHVSGPIVELPIVDNQDVPEGALLFLVDPRPYEAALAQAKAELLLAQAEIDAIGNAVAAARAEVERLEAEATYSGDHVRRLEPLVPQQFVTRDRFEEAQTRQRAATAAVEKARQELARQESLLAQFGELNARRAAAEAAVWNAELNVGYCRVVAPFPARVTNLNLSRGEYAVAGRQVFALVDTRHWYVLANFQETYLESIRPGMPVEVFLLSYPGHRVRGWVQGVAWAISPLDGGNVGVLPKVDPTLNWVRLANRIPVRVELEPPTPERPYRMGMTAVVTVVGDSDNRGDAASHPVAAAGS, from the coding sequence ATGGCGGCGGCGGACGACCCCATCTGGCAGCAACGGCTCGCACGGCTACTCAGCCTGGTTATCGTTGTCGCCGCCGTAGCGGTGGCCGGGTACGTGACGTTGCGAACCTACCGTCGTCCGCGCACCGACGATGCGGCGGTGCGCGCCAACATCGTCGGCATCGCGCCGCACGTGAGCGGACCCATCGTCGAGCTGCCGATCGTCGACAACCAGGATGTCCCCGAAGGGGCGCTGCTGTTCCTCGTCGACCCGCGGCCCTACGAAGCGGCACTGGCGCAGGCAAAGGCGGAGCTGTTGCTGGCGCAGGCGGAGATCGATGCGATCGGGAACGCCGTGGCGGCGGCGCGGGCCGAGGTGGAGCGCCTCGAAGCCGAGGCGACTTATTCGGGGGATCACGTGCGGCGTCTCGAACCGCTGGTGCCGCAGCAGTTCGTGACCCGCGACCGTTTCGAGGAGGCGCAAACGCGGCAGCGGGCAGCGACGGCCGCCGTCGAGAAAGCGCGCCAGGAGCTGGCGCGGCAGGAGAGCCTGCTCGCGCAGTTCGGCGAGCTGAACGCGCGGCGCGCCGCGGCCGAGGCGGCGGTGTGGAACGCGGAGCTGAACGTCGGCTACTGCCGCGTCGTGGCGCCGTTCCCGGCCCGCGTCACCAATCTCAACCTCTCGCGCGGCGAGTACGCCGTGGCGGGCAGGCAGGTGTTCGCGCTCGTCGACACCCGTCACTGGTACGTGCTCGCCAATTTTCAGGAGACCTACCTCGAGTCGATCCGCCCCGGCATGCCGGTCGAGGTGTTCCTGCTCAGCTATCCCGGCCATCGGGTGCGCGGCTGGGTGCAGGGGGTCGCCTGGGCGATATCGCCGCTCGACGGCGGCAACGTCGGCGTGCTGCCAAAGGTAGACCCGACGCTCAACTGGGTGCGGCTCGCGAACCGCATACCGGTGCGGGTCGAGCTCGAGCCGCCGACACCGGAACGGCCGTACCGCATGGGCATGACGGCCGTGGTTACCGTCGTCGGCGACTCCGATAACCGCGGCGACGCGGCCAGCCACCCGGTGGCGGCCGCCGGCTCCTGA
- a CDS encoding YtcA family lipoprotein: MVGSTPAPTGAPQSKSPPPARRVAIAHTAAAALLLPVGSCDPVINVYGSFFPAWIVCLLFGIVLTVVARLALAIVGLERHMAPLLLVYPSLTVLFTCLTWLLLFRT, encoded by the coding sequence ATGGTGGGCTCGACGCCGGCGCCGACAGGCGCCCCGCAATCGAAGTCGCCGCCACCGGCGCGCCGGGTGGCGATCGCGCACACGGCCGCAGCCGCGCTCCTCCTGCCGGTGGGGAGCTGCGATCCGGTCATCAACGTTTACGGATCGTTCTTCCCGGCCTGGATCGTCTGCCTGCTGTTCGGAATCGTCCTGACGGTCGTGGCGCGCCTGGCGTTGGCGATCGTCGGGCTCGAGCGGCACATGGCGCCGCTGCTGCTCGTCTACCCGAGCCTGACCGTTCTGTTCACCTGCCTCACGTGGTTACTGCTGTTTCGGACCTGA
- a CDS encoding polyphosphate kinase 2 family protein, whose protein sequence is MSVAARFSKPYRIAKGKRFRLKDVDPDDIGGLPPDAKGDSKQYLERGIALLAELQEKLYAQDRWSVLLIFQAMDAAGKDGTIKHVMSGVNPQGCEVYSFKQPSALDLDHDFMWRTTICLPERGRIGIFNRSYYEEVLVTRVHPEIVARQKLPPPLVTANIWEQRFEDINAFERYLARNGTVIRKFFLHISKREQKKRFVERIDDPHKQWKFSESDVRERERWKDYMAAYEDAIRNTATEHAPWYVVPANNKWFARLVVAAAVIDALEELDLKFPKVDAAKRKELARARALLDKNGNSN, encoded by the coding sequence ATGAGCGTCGCAGCGCGATTCTCCAAACCCTACAGGATTGCGAAGGGCAAACGGTTCCGGCTGAAGGACGTCGATCCGGACGACATCGGCGGACTGCCGCCGGACGCCAAGGGCGACTCGAAGCAATACCTCGAACGGGGCATTGCCCTACTCGCCGAGCTGCAGGAGAAACTCTACGCCCAGGATCGCTGGTCGGTTCTGCTGATCTTCCAGGCCATGGATGCGGCCGGCAAGGACGGCACGATCAAGCACGTCATGTCCGGCGTTAACCCGCAGGGCTGCGAGGTGTATTCCTTCAAACAGCCGTCGGCCCTCGACCTCGATCACGACTTCATGTGGCGGACGACGATCTGCCTTCCGGAGCGCGGGCGGATCGGCATATTCAACCGCTCTTATTACGAAGAGGTGCTCGTTACCCGCGTGCACCCCGAGATCGTCGCGCGCCAGAAACTGCCGCCGCCGCTGGTGACCGCGAACATATGGGAGCAACGCTTTGAGGACATCAATGCCTTTGAACGCTACCTCGCGCGCAACGGCACCGTCATCCGCAAGTTCTTCCTGCACATCTCGAAACGGGAACAGAAGAAGCGCTTCGTGGAACGTATCGACGACCCGCACAAGCAATGGAAGTTCTCCGAGTCGGACGTGCGCGAGCGGGAACGCTGGAAGGACTACATGGCCGCGTACGAGGACGCCATTCGCAATACCGCCACGGAACATGCGCCGTGGTACGTCGTGCCGGCGAACAACAAGTGGTTTGCGCGCCTCGTCGTGGCGGCGGCAGTGATCGACGCTCTGGAGGAGCTCGACCTCAAGTTCCCCAAGGTCGACGCGGCCAAGCGGAAGGAGCTGGCGAGGGCGCGCGCCCTGCTGGACAAAAACGGCAACTCGAACTGA
- the gnd gene encoding decarboxylating 6-phosphogluconate dehydrogenase, protein MQIGMIGLGRMGANMVRRLLKDGHQCVVYDTHADAVQAQVKEGAVGATSLNDLVAKLKPPRAVWLMVPAAAVDAMVGELGSRLQPDDVLIDGGNSYYIDDIRRAEELTGRGLHYVDVGTSGGVWGLERGYCMMIGGDDAAVRRLDPIFKSLAPGRGSIDRTPGRDGIGGTAEEGYLHCGPSGAGHFVKMVHNGIEYGLMAAYAEGVNILRHANVGKQGRVVDAETTPLRNPEHYRYDLNLRDIAEVWRRGSVIASWLLDLTAIALTRDPQLEGFAGRVSDSGEGRWTILAAIDEGAPAPVLTTALYERFTSRGEADFANKLLSAMRYEFGGHLEKPR, encoded by the coding sequence ATGCAAATCGGCATGATCGGCTTGGGCCGCATGGGCGCCAACATGGTGCGGCGGTTGTTGAAGGACGGGCACCAGTGCGTGGTCTACGACACACACGCGGACGCCGTGCAGGCGCAGGTGAAGGAAGGCGCCGTGGGCGCCACCTCTTTGAACGACCTCGTCGCGAAACTGAAGCCGCCGCGGGCCGTGTGGCTGATGGTACCTGCGGCCGCCGTCGATGCGATGGTCGGCGAGCTGGGCTCGCGGCTGCAACCCGACGACGTGCTGATTGACGGCGGCAATTCCTATTACATTGACGACATCCGCCGCGCGGAGGAATTGACCGGACGCGGCCTTCACTACGTGGATGTCGGCACCAGCGGCGGCGTCTGGGGACTCGAACGCGGCTACTGCATGATGATCGGAGGCGATGACGCGGCAGTGCGGCGCCTCGACCCGATCTTCAAAAGCCTGGCACCCGGGCGCGGCAGCATCGACCGCACCCCGGGCCGCGACGGGATCGGCGGCACCGCCGAAGAGGGGTACCTGCATTGCGGACCGTCGGGAGCCGGGCACTTCGTGAAGATGGTTCACAACGGCATCGAATACGGCCTCATGGCCGCGTACGCCGAGGGCGTCAACATCCTGCGCCACGCCAATGTCGGCAAGCAGGGCCGGGTCGTCGACGCCGAGACGACCCCTCTGCGCAATCCGGAACATTACCGCTACGATCTCAACCTGCGGGACATTGCCGAAGTGTGGCGACGGGGGAGTGTCATCGCCTCCTGGTTGCTCGACCTCACGGCGATCGCGCTGACCAGAGACCCGCAGCTCGAGGGGTTTGCCGGTCGAGTCTCCGACTCCGGCGAGGGCCGCTGGACGATACTTGCGGCCATCGACGAAGGCGCGCCGGCCCCCGTACTGACCACCGCGCTGTACGAGCGCTTCACTTCGCGCGGCGAGGCCGACTTCGCCAACAAACTCCTGTCGGCGATGCGCTACGAGTTCGGCGGACACCTGGAAAAACCCAGGTAG
- a CDS encoding glycosyltransferase family 39 protein, with translation MAGTRAAEIGAADAAGSAARSISTLVVGLALCLGLTAALGLYQLGDNPLLEGEARYALIGREMLVSGDWVQPRLNDVRYYEKPPLLYWAIAVAQDAFGSNELASRLPGVLSHMGTVAVVYLIALALVGRGAALRAGLMYATAIGPFVFARAVFPDAPLTFFLSLTLLGLVLTAGGRRPWAGPLLVYGGAALAGLTKGLLGIAVPFSVIVLYTAAGDRTLLRRLRPGMGLAIFALVFLPWHATLAWRDPSFVSFYLLNEHLYRFLNIREPIDYTPISVVGFWAATFFWLLPWSLFLPSALARGRAALRPLTIPLLWAGFVMGFFTLAQSRLEKYGLPALPALAVVVAAWWPERVTGRGRLWSLIFPAAGLIALGVLFVAVAYVLPVQGGALTALVSQLDGYYREHPDDALLFARQATDLARPFAFLLLGVGAVALAAAWKRRPWTAFAAWAVGFTLVLPFVSRGTQLLGDDRSQRTAMEVVRTHWVADARLIVDGIYEQTMSLSFYADRPVTVLEEGEHADLLFGRRQGDAPELFMTQAELTEQWNAATRIFLVSAPDRYPPGATVLFRRPTFAVVTNHRLD, from the coding sequence ATGGCGGGCACGCGAGCCGCGGAGATCGGCGCCGCCGACGCCGCGGGGAGCGCGGCGCGGTCGATTTCGACGCTCGTCGTCGGGTTGGCGCTCTGCCTCGGGCTGACCGCCGCACTCGGCCTGTACCAACTGGGCGACAACCCGCTGCTCGAAGGCGAGGCGCGCTACGCCCTCATCGGTCGCGAAATGCTCGTCAGCGGCGATTGGGTGCAACCCCGACTGAACGACGTCCGCTACTACGAAAAGCCGCCGTTGCTGTACTGGGCGATCGCGGTAGCACAGGATGCCTTCGGATCGAACGAACTGGCGTCTAGACTGCCGGGAGTGCTGTCGCACATGGGCACGGTGGCCGTGGTCTATCTCATCGCCCTCGCCCTGGTGGGTCGGGGCGCCGCCCTGCGCGCCGGTCTCATGTACGCCACCGCGATCGGGCCTTTCGTCTTTGCGCGCGCCGTCTTTCCGGATGCTCCGTTGACGTTCTTTCTCAGTCTAACGCTGCTCGGGCTGGTTCTCACCGCCGGTGGCCGGCGGCCGTGGGCGGGACCGCTGCTCGTTTACGGCGGCGCCGCCCTTGCGGGTTTGACCAAAGGGCTGCTGGGCATCGCCGTGCCGTTCAGCGTGATCGTGCTTTACACGGCCGCGGGCGACCGGACGCTGCTGCGGCGGCTCCGCCCGGGCATGGGCCTGGCTATCTTCGCGCTCGTCTTCCTGCCCTGGCACGCGACGCTGGCGTGGCGCGACCCGTCATTCGTTTCCTTCTACCTGCTCAACGAGCACCTCTACAGGTTCCTCAACATTCGCGAACCGATCGACTACACGCCGATTTCGGTGGTCGGCTTCTGGGCGGCAACGTTCTTCTGGTTACTGCCGTGGTCGTTGTTCCTGCCGTCGGCACTGGCGCGGGGGCGGGCCGCCTTGCGGCCGCTGACCATTCCGCTCTTGTGGGCGGGCTTTGTGATGGGCTTTTTCACGCTCGCGCAGTCGCGGCTGGAGAAGTACGGCCTGCCCGCGTTGCCGGCGCTGGCGGTAGTGGTGGCTGCATGGTGGCCGGAGCGTGTGACTGGACGGGGGCGGCTCTGGTCGCTGATCTTCCCCGCCGCGGGACTAATCGCTCTCGGTGTCCTGTTTGTCGCCGTGGCGTATGTACTGCCGGTGCAGGGTGGCGCCCTGACCGCCCTGGTCTCCCAGCTCGACGGCTACTACCGCGAGCACCCCGACGACGCCCTGCTCTTCGCGCGACAGGCAACCGACCTGGCGCGCCCCTTCGCCTTCCTGTTGCTGGGCGTCGGCGCGGTCGCACTGGCCGCCGCCTGGAAGCGGCGCCCGTGGACGGCCTTTGCGGCCTGGGCGGTGGGCTTCACTCTGGTCCTGCCTTTCGTCAGTCGCGGCACGCAACTACTCGGCGACGACCGTTCCCAACGGACGGCGATGGAGGTGGTGCGCACGCACTGGGTTGCCGATGCGCGGCTGATCGTGGATGGCATTTACGAACAGACGATGAGCCTGAGCTTCTATGCCGACCGTCCGGTCACCGTACTCGAAGAAGGCGAGCACGCCGACCTGCTGTTCGGCCGCCGTCAGGGCGACGCGCCCGAGCTGTTCATGACGCAGGCCGAGCTGACCGAACAGTGGAACGCCGCAACCCGGATCTTTCTGGTCAGCGCCCCGGACAGGTATCCGCCCGGGGCAACCGTGCTGTTCCGGCGGCCCACGTTTGCCGTCGTCACCAACCACCGGCTCGACTGA